The Micromonospora krabiensis genome window below encodes:
- a CDS encoding class F sortase, whose product MVTAQPRPPVRPAPGRRGADRAAVGRRPGRSPWTVPLAVVLVLAGVFATGAGLGHSAGPLEWVTAGEDRPPRGEGAAAVRASRPVSLSVPTIKVSAPVAPVGQARDGSIGVPPLERHNETGWYDRGPIPGEPGPAVIVGHVDTKSGPSVFYDLGKLKPADTIEVTRADASVVVFRVDTVERFPKDQFPAERIYGHEGPPQLRLITCGGEFVGGRTGYTDNIIAFATLTTTRPAR is encoded by the coding sequence AGCCCCGTCCGCCGGTACGCCCGGCGCCCGGCCGTCGCGGCGCGGACCGTGCGGCCGTCGGGCGGCGGCCCGGCCGGTCGCCCTGGACGGTGCCGCTGGCCGTGGTGCTGGTGCTGGCCGGGGTCTTCGCCACCGGCGCGGGGCTGGGCCACTCGGCCGGCCCGCTGGAGTGGGTGACGGCGGGGGAGGACCGGCCGCCCCGCGGTGAGGGTGCCGCTGCCGTCCGGGCCAGCCGGCCGGTGAGCCTGTCGGTGCCGACGATCAAGGTCTCCGCCCCGGTCGCGCCGGTCGGGCAGGCCCGCGACGGTTCGATCGGCGTACCGCCGTTGGAGCGGCACAACGAGACCGGCTGGTACGACCGGGGGCCGATCCCCGGCGAGCCCGGCCCGGCGGTCATCGTCGGTCATGTGGACACCAAGAGCGGCCCGTCGGTCTTCTACGACCTCGGCAAGCTGAAGCCGGCGGACACGATCGAGGTGACCCGGGCCGACGCGTCGGTGGTGGTGTTCCGGGTCGACACCGTGGAACGCTTCCCGAAGGACCAGTTCCCCGCGGAGCGCATCTACGGTCACGAGGGGCCGCCGCAGCTGCGACTGATCACCTGTGGTGGCGAGTTCGTCGGCGGCCGCACCGGCTACACCGACAACATCATCGCCTTCGCCACCCTGACCACA